The following are encoded together in the Lathyrus oleraceus cultivar Zhongwan6 chromosome 3, CAAS_Psat_ZW6_1.0, whole genome shotgun sequence genome:
- the LOC127130024 gene encoding uncharacterized protein LOC127130024, with product MTGDLAGKDEKSIEKKDQYTDIVNIEDVDSDDVPISQRLAPGITKRLKNRKGQAVESSSTPFKSLRKRASVGPTKRWSKDIVSTARKQASGKKIPANIPKVPIDNISFHYVENVEKWKFIYQRRLALEKELGKDDFECKEVMSLIKEVRLMKTVIGFGKCYEMLVIEFIVNIFKECHNKRSKDFRKVNEEEQAEVEVSDNVICRGIIANQVNEWPRKGKLYASALTVKYDVL from the exons ATGACTGGTGATCTGGCTGGCAAAGATGAAAAATCTATAGAGAAAAAGGATCAATACACTGACATAGTGAATATAGAGGATGTAGACTCTGATGATGTACCCATCAGTCAAAGACTGGCTCCAGGAATAACTAAAAGGTTGAAGAATAGAAAAGGTCAAGCTGTTGAATCCTCTAGCACGCCCTTCAAATCTCTCAGGAAAAGAGCTAGTGTTGGACCTACAAAAAGATGGAGCAAG GATATTGTTTCTACTGCCAGAAAGCAAGCGTCTGGAAAGAAGATTCCAGCAAATATTCCTAAAGTTCCAATTGACAACATTTCCTTTCACTATGTGGAGAATGTTGAAAAATGGAAATTTATTTATCAAAGAAGATTAGCACTAGAAAAGGAACTAGGCAAAGATGATTTTGAATGCAAAGAGGTGATGAGTCTGATTAAAGAGGTTAGATTAATGAAAACTGTGATTGGGTTTGGCAAGTGTTATGAAATGCTTGTTATAGAATTTATTGTAAACATCTTTAAGGAATGTCATAACAAGAGGAGCAAGGATTTTAGAAAAGT AAATGAAGAAGAACAAGCTGAAGTGGAAGTCTCTGACAATGTTATCTGCAGAGGGATTATTGCTAACCAAGTAAACGAATGGCCAAGGAAAGGGAAGTTGTATGCAAGTGCCTTAACTGTAAAGTATGACGTACTGTAG